The Candidatus Sulfotelmatobacter sp. genome has a window encoding:
- the recF gene encoding DNA replication and repair protein RecF (All proteins in this family for which functions are known are DNA-binding proteins that assist the filamentation of RecA onto DNA for the initiation of recombination or recombinational repair.), translated as MKVERLRLGAFRNYESLDFAPESGLNVLVGANAQGKSNLLEALAMLATGKSFRAKRDAELIREGAERAEVAGEARVAAGEMLLRCTIARTPVGVRKSFEVNGGAVGFGRFLGRTRVVTFVPADLQLVAGGPALRRSFLNGALAQLSPTYYRDLALYQKIIQQKAALLRGAIAPDRELLLAYNDELIRPASALIAARRAFVDELAAATAAIYGRWAGTRERLGVTYAASPEGDVGEALASHVESELRRRTTLVGPHRDDLRLLVDGRPLAAFGSQGQQRTAVLALKVGEYDVMRTRTGDAPILLLDDVLSELDADRAAGFLGAVSGYEQAFLTATEVPPDLGGAAIWAIHAAAVSRC; from the coding sequence ATGAAAGTCGAACGGCTGCGGCTCGGAGCGTTTCGGAACTACGAGAGCCTCGACTTCGCGCCGGAGTCGGGGCTCAACGTTCTGGTCGGCGCGAACGCGCAAGGCAAATCGAACTTGCTCGAAGCGTTGGCGATGCTCGCGACGGGGAAGTCGTTTCGCGCCAAACGCGACGCCGAGCTGATTCGCGAAGGCGCCGAGCGCGCGGAGGTCGCGGGCGAAGCGCGCGTCGCCGCCGGCGAGATGCTGCTGCGCTGCACGATCGCGCGCACGCCGGTCGGGGTGCGCAAGAGCTTCGAGGTCAACGGCGGCGCGGTCGGGTTCGGGCGCTTTCTCGGACGCACGCGCGTGGTGACGTTCGTGCCGGCCGACTTGCAGCTCGTGGCGGGCGGGCCGGCGCTGCGGCGCTCGTTCCTCAACGGCGCGCTGGCGCAGCTCTCGCCGACCTACTACCGCGACCTCGCGCTCTACCAGAAGATCATCCAGCAGAAGGCGGCGCTGTTGCGCGGCGCGATCGCGCCCGACCGCGAGCTCCTGCTGGCCTACAACGACGAGCTGATCCGGCCCGCGAGCGCGCTGATCGCGGCGCGGCGCGCGTTCGTCGACGAGCTGGCGGCGGCGACCGCGGCGATCTACGGGCGCTGGGCGGGCACCCGCGAGCGGCTCGGGGTCACCTATGCGGCCAGCCCCGAGGGCGACGTCGGCGAAGCGCTGGCTTCGCACGTCGAGTCCGAGCTGCGCCGGCGCACGACGCTGGTCGGGCCGCACCGCGACGACCTGCGGCTGCTGGTCGACGGCCGGCCGCTGGCGGCGTTCGGCTCGCAAGGGCAGCAGCGCACGGCGGTGCTCGCGCTCAAGGTCGGCGAATACGACGTGATGCGCACCCGCACGGGCGACGCGCCCATTCTGCTGCTCGACGACGTGCTCAGCGAGCTCGATGCCGACCGCGCGGCGGGGTTCTTGGGCGCCGTCTCGGGCTACGAACAGGCCTTCCTGACCGCGACCGAGGTGCCGCCGGATCTGGGCGGGGCGGCGATCTGGGCGATCCATGCCGCGGCGGTGAGCCGGTGCTGA
- a CDS encoding DUF721 domain-containing protein: MLKLGQVLDGWRPRADAGGDPLVAVRAAWPDLVGADVARAATPVALERDVLVVLTTSPAWSHQLAFLEPEIVRGLRALPATRTLERLRFRVGTIRSRTAGAGGRGGPRRGAGAGAPAQPPAKTLDEALARLRRAVDHARSAHQAAGGTFCTLCDAPVDAGPTCTPCRDDVRRRRTFACERLLYEAPWLSAEEVLVLVEGLTPEAYDAIRKRLLRSWWDELVRANKLHKLRQPIDRVRLRKLASSLVLLETRIEPTRLELDSPLRRNTLGELFDFVRAIETGSE, translated from the coding sequence GTGCTGAAGCTCGGGCAGGTCCTGGACGGCTGGCGGCCGCGCGCCGACGCCGGCGGTGACCCGCTGGTGGCGGTGCGGGCGGCGTGGCCGGACCTGGTCGGCGCCGACGTCGCCCGCGCGGCGACCCCGGTGGCGCTCGAGCGCGACGTGCTGGTCGTGCTGACCACCTCGCCGGCCTGGTCGCACCAGCTGGCCTTTCTCGAGCCCGAGATCGTGCGCGGCCTGCGCGCGTTGCCCGCGACCCGCACGCTGGAGCGGCTGCGCTTTCGCGTCGGGACCATTCGCAGCCGGACCGCCGGCGCCGGCGGGCGCGGCGGTCCGCGGCGCGGCGCGGGCGCCGGTGCGCCGGCCCAGCCACCGGCCAAGACGCTCGACGAGGCACTGGCGCGGCTGCGCCGAGCCGTCGATCATGCGCGCAGCGCCCACCAGGCCGCCGGCGGGACGTTCTGCACGCTCTGCGACGCCCCGGTCGACGCCGGTCCGACCTGCACGCCCTGTCGCGACGACGTCCGCCGGCGGCGTACCTTCGCCTGCGAGCGCCTGCTCTACGAAGCGCCGTGGCTGAGCGCCGAGGAGGTGCTGGTGCTGGTCGAGGGGTTGACGCCGGAGGCGTACGACGCGATCCGCAAGCGGTTGTTGCGCTCGTGGTGGGACGAGCTGGTGCGGGCCAACAAGCTGCACAAGCTGCGCCAACCGATCGACCGGGTGCGGCTGCGCAAGCTGGCCAGCTCGCTGGTGCTGCTGGAGACGCGGATCGAGCCGACCCGGCTGGAGCTGGACTCGCCGCTGCGCCGCAATACGCTGGGCGAGCTGTTCGACTTCGTGCGCGCGATCGAGACCGGTTCCGAGTGA
- the gyrB gene encoding DNA topoisomerase (ATP-hydrolyzing) subunit B, whose protein sequence is MNEYTGEQIEVLKGLEAVRKRPGMYIGNTSDRGLHQLVYEAVDNAVDEALAGYATTIKVVLHKDGSCSVQDDGRGIPVDLHAEEKLPAVEVVMTILHAGGKFGKGGYKVSGGLHGVGISVVNALSEWMITRVKRDGWEWEIRFERGITTQKLKKLGRAEGTGTFQWFKPDPEVFETLDYSWKTLESRLRELAFLNRKLAITLRDERPEEVKERTYCYEGGIVSFVEWLNENKEALTPVISTNGERDDVMVECALQYTDGYNEVVYAYANNINTIEGGMHLTGFRTAVSGKVNEYARKRGMLKEADANLSTDDCMEGLTAIVSVKLQEPQFEGQTKTKLGNAKVRPIVNSLVSERLDFFLEENPKVARAIVDKCMQAARAREAAKKARDLTRRKSVLEGSGLPGKLVDCKVTDPALSELFLVEGDSAGGTAKGGRDPNVQAILPLRGKILNVEKARIDKMLANEEIRTMITALGAGFGDDFDVAKLRYHKIIIMTDADVDGSHIRTLLLTFFYRKMKPLIENGYVYIAQPPLYGVKKGKKQWWAFTEAELQGIFNGDDPKDFTIQQFKGLGEMDAEQLAETTMDQQSRRLKRVELDEASEEAEKVFTELMGEKVEPRKAFIQEYARTVRNLDL, encoded by the coding sequence ATGAACGAATACACGGGCGAACAGATCGAGGTCCTCAAAGGGCTCGAGGCGGTTCGCAAGCGGCCCGGCATGTACATCGGCAACACGTCCGATCGCGGGCTCCATCAACTGGTCTACGAAGCGGTCGACAACGCGGTCGACGAGGCGCTCGCCGGCTACGCCACCACGATCAAGGTCGTCCTGCACAAGGACGGTTCGTGCAGCGTCCAGGACGACGGGCGCGGGATCCCGGTCGACCTGCACGCCGAGGAGAAGCTGCCGGCGGTCGAGGTCGTGATGACGATCCTGCACGCGGGCGGCAAGTTCGGCAAGGGCGGCTACAAGGTCTCGGGCGGCCTGCACGGGGTCGGCATCTCGGTCGTCAACGCGCTCTCGGAGTGGATGATCACCCGCGTCAAGCGCGACGGCTGGGAATGGGAGATCCGCTTCGAGCGCGGCATCACGACGCAGAAGCTCAAGAAGCTCGGTCGCGCCGAAGGCACCGGGACCTTCCAGTGGTTCAAGCCCGATCCCGAGGTGTTCGAGACGCTGGACTACTCGTGGAAGACGCTCGAATCACGGCTGCGCGAGCTGGCGTTCCTCAACCGCAAGCTCGCGATCACGCTGCGCGACGAACGCCCCGAGGAAGTCAAGGAGCGCACGTACTGCTACGAGGGCGGCATCGTCTCGTTCGTCGAGTGGCTCAACGAGAACAAAGAAGCGCTCACGCCGGTCATCTCGACCAACGGCGAGCGCGACGACGTGATGGTCGAGTGCGCGCTGCAGTACACCGACGGCTACAACGAAGTCGTGTACGCGTACGCCAACAACATCAACACGATCGAAGGCGGCATGCACCTGACCGGGTTCCGCACCGCGGTCTCGGGCAAGGTCAACGAGTACGCGCGCAAGCGCGGCATGCTCAAGGAAGCCGACGCCAACCTCTCGACCGACGACTGCATGGAAGGGCTGACCGCGATCGTCTCGGTCAAGCTGCAAGAGCCGCAGTTCGAAGGCCAGACCAAGACCAAGCTCGGCAACGCCAAGGTGCGGCCGATCGTCAATTCGCTGGTGAGCGAACGGCTGGACTTCTTCCTCGAGGAGAATCCCAAAGTCGCGCGCGCGATCGTCGACAAGTGCATGCAGGCCGCGCGAGCGCGCGAAGCGGCGAAGAAGGCACGCGACCTGACGCGCCGCAAGAGCGTGCTCGAGGGCAGCGGGCTGCCGGGCAAGCTGGTCGACTGCAAGGTGACGGACCCCGCGCTCTCCGAGCTGTTCCTGGTCGAGGGCGACTCGGCCGGCGGCACGGCCAAGGGCGGTCGCGATCCCAACGTGCAAGCGATCCTGCCGCTGCGCGGCAAGATCCTCAACGTCGAGAAGGCGCGCATCGACAAGATGCTGGCCAACGAAGAGATCCGCACGATGATCACCGCGCTCGGCGCGGGCTTCGGCGACGACTTCGACGTGGCCAAGCTGCGCTACCACAAGATCATCATCATGACGGACGCCGACGTCGACGGCTCGCACATCCGCACGCTGCTGCTGACGTTCTTCTATCGCAAGATGAAGCCGCTCATCGAGAACGGCTACGTCTACATCGCGCAGCCGCCGCTGTACGGCGTGAAGAAGGGCAAGAAGCAGTGGTGGGCCTTCACCGAGGCCGAGCTGCAGGGCATCTTCAACGGCGACGACCCCAAAGATTTCACCATCCAGCAGTTCAAGGGGCTGGGCGAGATGGACGCCGAGCAGTTGGCGGAGACGACGATGGACCAGCAGTCGCGCCGGCTCAAGCGGGTCGAGCTCGACGAGGCCAGCGAGGAAGCCGAAAAAGTCTTCACCGAGTTGATGGGCGAGAAGGTCGAGCCGCGCAAGGCCTTCATCCAAGAGTACGCGCGCACGGTACGTAACCTAGATCTTTAA